The nucleotide sequence CTTCCATTGTTGGGTATAGCCATCAATGAGCATTGGCATTAACAGGAATCCAATCAAATAGTAAGAGGTCACGATATGCATCCCTACAAAAACAGGTGCCAGCAGGTATCCAGCTAGGATCGAAACACATCTGGCACAGAGCGGCATTTTTTTACCCACTATATAAAAGGAACGATCTGGGCGCCGATGACATGGTATCCACTGCAAATTGATCTTCATCCACTCCCTCAATGTGAGCAATCTGGCTTGCAATCGCAATCGGGTGTATTGCAATCTGGAACCGGACAATCAATGGGAAGATAGTTGCAATCCGGCGAACAATTTTTACGCTTTTTCCGGTTTGTTGAATAATAGAGGATCATGCTAATCAATACAAGCAGACCAAGTATAATCAAGACTGCTCCTGTTACATAATCCCCTTGATAC is from Brevibacillus brevis and encodes:
- a CDS encoding DUF2085 domain-containing protein codes for the protein MKINLQWIPCHRRPDRSFYIVGKKMPLCARCVSILAGYLLAPVFVGMHIVTSYYLIGFLLMPMLIDGYTQQWKWRTSNNKLRFFTGLSFGIGQSLLISNVVWFLVEKLK